tataatacataatatatatttctctatAGGTTGTTTTGATATTTGGGATTGCTGGAGCATGTAGAAAAGATAAACTAACAAACATTAAACTACAGGACATCCAAACTCTTGGTGATCTACTTCTTGTGAAAATTCCGGATAATAAAACTTCAAAGCCACGATCATTCACATTCAGCGACCAATTTTACACGAtagtaaaaaaataccaaaactTACGCCCACCAAAGGCTACAAGTGATagatttttcttaaattttcgaaacggaaAATGTACCGTACAAGTAGTCGGTAAAAACAAATTTGGTATTTTGCCTAAAGAAATTGCTACGTACCTAAATTTGCCAAGTGTTGATGAATATACTGGCCACTGTTTTCGTCGAACTTCTGCGACAGTACTTGCAGACTCAGGAGCGAACATAACAACATTGAAGCGCCATGGTGGCTGGAAGTCAAGTACTGTTGCAGAAGGATATATCGAGGAATAAATCCAGAATAAGTCCGAAACAGGAACAGCAATATCATCAGCAATCAATTTAGCAGCATCAACTTCAAGCGACTCTAATAATAACTGTCAAGAAACTCCAGcaaagaaggaagaaatagaagatgATGTGGAAGTTATCGGTACCATTTCAAACCAGATTGAAAATGTCAACGCTATCACTTCAAAAGGAATTGCAAATGTTGGAAATCAAAGAGTTTTTCATATACAACACTGTGCAAACGTAACAATTAATTATGGTGGTGAATCATCTTGAGctattattaatttaatttcaaaatttcatgtgtagaagatggaattttttatgaattataattaatccttattaaaatatgtatacgtaattacgtatatacttatagaAGGGATATCAGGTATTAAAGAAATATGCCAGTAtttgatgaataaatatttaagtATATGTACCAAAATATTCTATGATCTCAGATGATAAAGACTCTTGTACCTTTGACATGAAATATATGTTCTATTTTGTATTCaagttaaaaattaaaagtaaaattgtcttacaatataaaatagaaaaattcatttttctgtttactcttatattaattttcaattcctcgCAATTTTGAAGAAGTGGGCAAGCTAAAGTCAGCAGCGGGCGTAAAAAGACTTTTACGTCCTACTAAAAGACTACAACAGAATCTTAGAATCATTGGACCTCACGTATTGATGTTTCTTTCATATTCTTGACCAGGTTCGACATTTTTCGCACAGTAAATACAAATCCAAGAGATCTCACTCACAAGCCGACTCCTATGATTTTCACAACGTTGTTCACAACGATCGACGAAAGGATAAATGAATGTTAGGGGGCACTTGTTTCTTGCAACGCTAGCTCATCTTTGATGAAAACGTGGAATATGTAGAAAATAGGGACGATTTACCGCTGCACGAGTGGTACTCGAAGTGATAACTGTCGTGGTTCAATTATAACAATATGCAATCCGTTTTGTACGTTTGCAGATTGTATaccaaaaatagaatgaatttaTGGGTACCTACCTGCATTCTGGACCCAGTTTACGTATTTCGGATCCTTGGTATTCGGGAAGCAGAATAGCGTTATGCCCTCTTTTTCTTGGGTCGATGTGcagtttttataaaaacacACATCGCTGGTGAGGGTCGTCATGACGTTTTCACTTTCTCACTCGTGGATTTTTTGTTCGGTCTATTTTGCACTGGACAACCACAGGCTCCGCGATCTCAATGAAAGACTGAACAGTAGCTAATTCGTTACAATTAAAGAGACGTAAGTcacaaacaaaattgaattctcacCGTGGTGAGGACGGATGTACACCAAGTGTGTTTGATCTTGACCCTCCGAGCGGCCACGGGCTATGGGCTGACTCACAGCAGTTCGGTCGCTAGCGACGAGCCGCAATGAAGACTCGCCGCTGACAATAAGTCGTCTGCTCGCGCGGTCTACTTGCTGTGTTTAACTGTTTGACAGCTCTGAATTCGCTGCTGCTTTCGATCTGTTCCGATCGGCGATGCAATGATTGCAACGATTACTATTCATTTACAGTACCGATAGAAGTGATTTTAAGGAACAATACgagttgtttcttcttctaGAATATGACCATTGCTCcatacgaataatttttttttgggatattaggaataatatgaaaaatattggcCACTATCGGAGGAGTaacttggaaaaatttaacggTCAAATGTTCGATACATTATATGTGATTCTATCACATGTGAAATCGAAACTTTTTCCGTGGGTTATGCTAGGAGTTTAGTTGAATTAAACGAAAGCGATGCAAAACATATGGGCGATTAAGATTTCGGGTATGGTTCAGCCGGGTTGTCCATGTGTCATCCGCGAGATATTCACGCACGACAACCAGAACAGTGATTTTGAGAAACACTACGAGGTGTTCTCTCTTCAAGAATATCAACAAAActtcgaaaaatacaaaacactATTGCAGAAAATACCATGGGAAAATCGACGGTAACTTCTCTGATGCATTATTCTACTCAATGTGTGAGGACATAATTCTTTGTGGATCATTGATATGTTGCATATGAGAGCTAGAAGCTGAAATCAATCGAAGGAGAGCGGTGCGAATCAAACAGGCTGAcgactgaaaataaagattCCGGGTATGTGCTATGGGATTTTATTTACAAGATCATAATAACACTTCAACGACAGGGAATCATTTGAATAACTGAACATTGGAATGGATGgaacattattataattcacacTTGGATGTGATATTcacataattttttgtattgAATTCATATACAATATGTCGATTCAGAATAAATTGTAGTCTACAGAATTCCATAGTTAGTAGGAACAGGAAAAACCTGTAAGTGGAAAATAAAGCATGGAACTGTTAAATCTGATTGGAAGTGCAAAAGAATGTGCGTTGCTTGTATTgatttggagcaaaaaaaaagcatgaATTACATTTCATTAGACAAAATTTGTCGTAGACAGAGAATCACCCAAATAGATACTGAGTTATGAATGTGGGATATACAAGATGATCTGCGAGTCAAAACTTTAGTATtttgcaataaataaatattcatcattTAATCCTACTGATTCCACAAACGATCTTACCCCTATCAGCGTAGACTAtgttttctcgatccaacgatcaaTTGAGGCCAGATTGGCGAAACATATGCAAGAGCATCATTTCAGTAGCATCActtgaaaatgcaaagttttATCCAGTAATCCAAACTGGCCTTACCAATACTTGCTCGATTGTTATGTTTCTTGCCTTTGAAGAGTAAAACTTTGAAGTTGGTCAATTATCagaagataaaaatgtattataAGTTGGACCCAAAAGCTGCGCGTGATTCACCAATAACAGGGTTAGATTCAAAAACAATTGACAACTCGCGGGAAACGAGTGCCCGCGCATTGGAAAAACATTTAAAACGTGAGATTTGGTTACTCTTTTGTCTTGTTGATGCGTTGTTAAGGAGatccgtgaaaaaattattacttgaaaaaattccaagtaaTTGATCTTATAATGAAATGGATCAGACCAGGCGTGGGCGAGTGATAGGACTCTGGGAGTCCGGTGTATCAGCTTCAGCTATAGcaggtgaaataattcatgAAGAGTAGACAAAGCTTCTTTTTTGATCAATCAATATAATCGATTTCTGTGACCATCTCATCGTTGTAGCCGAAGTAGATATAAGCCTTTCCACAGCGAAGCGCTGGATCTCAAGGTTCAGAGAAGATGGCATCATGAGACTGGAGGACCACCGAAGAGGCAATGGTGCTGCTCGCCGAACAACAGCTGCTGAGGATCAAGTCTGTTTTTTCCATTAGTCTTATATATCTCTCCTCTTGTTTTTGGATCCATTCATTTCtgcaatcaattattttttcatcaggcCATTTTGCCTACGTGAGGACTGATCCTTTTCAGGCAGCTACCATTGCCGGTCCCACCGTGGGAGTCGCAGCCAGCCCTTGGATCATCCGAGCCCGACTGAAGGAAGCAGGACTGAGGTGCAGGAGAGCGGCGAAGAAGATGGACATCACCAACAGACATCGAGAGGACCGCATCAGTTTCGCGCTGCAGGGGCTGACAATCacagaaagaaaattcgagtcGAAAAGTTTTTACCGATGAGAAAGTGGTTTTCTCGGATAAGGATGGCCGGTTATATGTGTGAAGGGAAGATGAGGAACGCTACAATCCGCAAAATGTTGTAGCGGGGCATCACAGTGGACGCGTAACCTCAGCGTGTTTGGGTTGGATTTTGGCCGCTGGTCCAAGggaattagtgaaaataaCGCGAAACATGAATGCCGAGCAATACATTAATATTCTAGAAAATGCATTGCTTCCCTCCCTGAGGGCAATATATCCGGCCCAAGACATGCCCATTATTCGTATTGTTGAGGACAATAGCGCGGTGCATCGAGCCAGAAGCGTGCAGGACTGGTACACAACTCATCCAGAAGTGCAGCGGCTCGACTGGCCAGCCAAATCCCCGGATCTCAACCCAATAGAAAACTGTTGGGCTGAAATGGTCCGGGGCTGGAGGCCTGTTGCCAGAGAAAGGGAGGAAGGCCTGAGTCTTCGAGTCGAAGCAAAGTGGGAAGAACTCCGCACCAGGCCAGAGTACTTTGAGGCAATTGTTGGTTCGATGCACCGTCGAATGCATAGTGTACTTGAGAATGATGGTTGGTGGACACACTATTGAATGAGGACGTAAGCGCCTAAATTCCACCGCCTCATTTTTGAGTACTTGTGTAGTTGGTGGGGCATTGACCAATAAGAGCTGAGTACTCTTTACCTTTCGCACTGTGCTGTTGCCTGATAATACAAAGTAATTggcattttattaaaattcttttccaaAGTGGTTTTTGTTTCTCTAGCATAACATTTCATACTATAAAATCCATATTCGTTGCAAGTTTCTCGAGTCTATTTTTCACTGCTCTCTAATCAACCAATCCTAATCAATTATAACGGGTATAgttgtttgtattttcttcaacttttttaacTACCTTATAGCTTTggcaatttcaatttcttcgaaaTCTTCCCACGGAGCCCGATTTGATTGAACATTCTGccagaaatcgtgaaaaattcggCACAGGATCCAGATGGTCACAAAAATTCAGACTCGGTGAGAAGattctttgagattttttttaaagcacTTAAAAATGCCACACTTCacgaaaattcagtttttcgatttttgaattcttgaaactgacttcgaaaaattcgtagacaatcgataaaatatacatcgaaAAGTAGTGTTCAAGACGAACAAATCGACCTAGTATCGAAGTCCGATACCATTTACAGATCTAGATATAATAGACCGTTGAACATATAGTCGCgtgcaacaattttttgtttcttgaaaGCCAGTGACGGAATTcgggcgttcgaaaaattataaataattttttttttcacctatccTGGGTAAGTTGAATgtcaaaaaaaaggatggatcGGAACAGAAATGGTGAGGGACGGAGGCTTGTCGAGTTTGCGTGAAATTCCCTATATATTCTGCATATACTACACGCACTGAGATATATAcctttcaaataaataatttttgcactaatgtgatattttattgtataCAAAGATAACGAATCACCCAGAAATGAGTCGCCGCGCCGCTCTTATGCGGAGGCGGCGGTCGGGGTGGCGGCCCCCCCCGGCCCGTCACGGGAGCCGGCACAGCAAATCGTACGTAACAGATCTTCAATGTTCACACAGACATTATAGTTTCATACTGAATTCAAATCAACACTTCAATcatgaattcgtttttgaaaagatgctgcaattttttttctgaaatattgtTGCAATTCTCCCTATGATGATTTCTATCACAGACAACTTGTCGGTTTGATCGCCAcacaatatatatctatgaccacacataaaatttatctattttcggAGGAACAGTTATATCCACACCAATAGAATCTTTTCTTGAATCTGACTTTTTGCATGAAAagtttcgctattttttatCACTCGAACTTGACACAAATTTATGTAAAGGAGAAGGTGagccatttttttgttaaatgatCGTTCGGGACTTTAACCATCACTGTCGATTTTAAAATCAGTTTCTCTCTATAACCGATTTCAAAGGAATATAAATGGTGATTACTTTAAATGTTAGtataattcttattattatggtACGATAGAataattcttaattttttctttctaatggTAAATGAAGATTGtccttttttacttcaaatacAAATTAGCGGACGAATTTTCGTCATACTTGAGTTTCAGAAAGCTCGGGCTCTCGTCAAGTACCCCGTAttgccccgccttcccctaTATACATGATCAAGCGTATCAACAAACTAAATGTGGTACGAAGAGTCCCGACCCATATTTCACATATCTCATATATCACAACAAGCATTCTATTAGAAAAACTAGTCCAAGTCAATAGAACTATTAAAATTGTAAAGATACAGTGCGAATGAAAGTGTCTGATTCTAGTGCTATCTCTACATCTAATTATAacttataatcattatcattcacAGATCACCCCAGCGGATGTGATGACCGAGCTCGTGGCGCTGAGGGCTGCGGTGGCGAAgctgcaacggcagcagcagccgcagcCGCCGCAGCCCGCCGCGAACGACGCGGCGCCGGAGGGCCAGGCGAAGGCCCCGGCGGAGAGGCCTAGGCGGCGGACCCTGGCGAGCCGGCACGGGCGCGGCCGAAGAATTCCATTAATTCGAACTATTGAAGTAGTATACGTTCATACATTTCGGTTCCTGCACCAGACGCTTACGAAAAATGTTCTCAATTGAAAGTTCATACAAAATCGTTGTAATGAAAAGTTCGGAATTATGCTGTACATACATTCGAACacattacataattatagGTATTGTAACAAGTCACGTTAGCCAGCAAAAGGTAACGAGGCCCGGTTCCAGTCGCGCGGAGAACTGAAGGACGGTTGGAGGCTGCGCTAAACTATGGAGCTACGCTCTCGCTAAGGCGCAACTTAAAGTCACGCCACCAGGACTATATGAAGCGGACAGCAACCAGAGAACGGGGGGTTGACCAGCTAACAGCTGTGGGTTAACCGACTGACTCATATCCTTGCAAATTCACTCAGCTAAAGAAGCATTCGATTCTTCATACGAAATCGTGacttataaaaattttacccagTCAAAAGTAGCATTTCATTCTTTCTACTTAGAGAAATTCTGCACAACTGAAATGGTAGTCGAATCTTTTCCCAATTTCGTAACATAAAAAATTCGCTTATATTGGGCATCAggcgggaagaaaaaaacctcgtTTTCATGAAATAAACTCAAACTCTGAACactcaaaatatattcaacagTAACGGCATCGATCTGtagcagcatttgttcctgcaCGTTCAAACAAAACTCAAACAGACGGGAAGATAAATCCTGGCAACAGCGCTCATAACTTTATCttaaaatcaacattttcggGTCATTAGTCTACAAGACTATATAGAATCTAGTGTTAGAATAGGGATGCAgttagaataaaatataatatgatattacTTTTGTCTATGTCTTTTGAGAGGCGGTTGCTCATAACTTTATTACCTTTGTTATTTTTGCAAGTCTATATCATCAGCCATCAAGCCTTGACTTTGGATAATATTATTCGGGAATCTTTTTTGAGTTATGAAGTCTGGGCAGAACTTatgatttctctctttttcctgaCTCCTACTTTAGAGCCAGCTTTGGTGGACAAGGCACACATTCGGCAGTACTGATTGAGCGATGATAGCAATCCGTATCTGACTTTGTGTTGAACCTGATTACATCCGAGTCTGAACAGACGGGCAGGGAGATTTACCTGCTTTGTAGAAGGTGAAACGACTCTGGTGGAACTTCATAGTTTTATCCGGGTTCGGAAGCCGTGTCTTTCCCAGATCAAAACAGATCCTCTAGACAGACCTGGTATAATTGAGTTCATACCAGGTTCTTGGCTCTTAAAGGCGGCTCTGGCTTGCACAAATCCGAGTTCGTTTCCTAACACTATCCTTGGACTACGAATTTAGTGGTATCATTGGTAGAAGAAGCCTTAATCGAAATTTTAATGCAAAAAACCCACCAAGGCTCGACTGTCCGTTGATAGCATACGTCATGAACGACCGGAAAAGTTGCAGTATATATTAACAATACTTCAAGGATCAAGAGTTGAAGATATGTCGAGCGGAATATGAAACGAAAGGGTCGCGTTGTTGTTCATTAGCGATCGATTGCTTCGTCTAGCCATTCTAAAGCACCCTCGTTATTAAAGTAAACTGTGAACTTGATTCTGATATTAGCAGCACGTTGTGTATTGTTATCGCCGCCTGCATTTCTAATAGGTTGAAAGCGGCTCCATGCGTTGCGGCATGCCATGATACCGCTGCTACCATAGACCTCTCATATCTGTCCTCTAAATCTACCAGATCAGGTGGGCAATatggattattttcattgttttgttCCAGAAAGTTATGCAAACAGTCTGAAGCCTTTACAATTGCTGTTACAGTATCCACATTGGCAATTATAGACTTTCGGTATCATACGCTATTGTGCTGCGAGAATAGCGAAGGAATTTTCAATCAGTCTGCGAGCACGACTCAGTCGGTAGTTAAAAACTGCTTTCTCTTTCAGGAGTCCTCCTCTCCCAGTACATGGGCGCATCATAAATTCAGATAACTCGAACGCCTCATTAACTACAAAAACATATGGTGATAATACATGTTTACTACCAACATTATCTTCTGGTGGTATCCTCATTTTACCTCTCGACATATTCCTACCTATCTCGGAATTGCTTCCTATTTCACCGTCACTCGAACGACCTTGTGCACCAACATCAACAAGCCGGCAGCGATATTTACTGTCACACAGTGCCATTAGTACAATGCCGACATCCTCTGTAATTGTATATTGCGATTCAGAATTAGATGGTGCCTAAAAATAAAGTGATTTGATGAGAATTTTGTcatgtgtaaaaatatattatgatGAAAGAccaacttacaattagatctAACACGAATTTGTAATGCTCCGATGGATGATCAAGAGCAAAGGATTTATGTGATCATTAAAAGCTAAACAGGTGTACGAATTTGCCATATTTATTTCGTGCTCCTGATTGACCATCATAGACCTTCACTTCGACTCAAATGGTTGTGCTTACCTGCATAACTACGTGTTTGCCATCTAAGGCACCGGTACAATAGAGAAACTGGCAAGTTCTTCCGAAACCTGCAGTAATTTCTGCCCACTCGTCATACCCAGGTGGAATTCAGATTATCGGTATTAAAATTGTCCATATAGCTTTGCAAGTTTCCTTCATTATGTCCGTTATCGTCGGTTGAGCGATGTGATATTAGTATTTCAAGGACATCGTAAAATCACCGGAGGTCAAATATCTCTGACACAAAAAGATATTCCATGTTTGCATCATCAGAATTCATAGTAAGTCTCTTGTAACGGTTCACCAAGGCTGTGTTCACAAAGTTCATTCGTTTTGACTCTGACTCATCGTATCCTTCCTTATGGTCACTGATAGCGAGTAGACTTTGTGAATCAAGTCCAATATACACACTTCAATGTAAGCAAGAGACGTTCTGCAGACAAAATTGATCCACGAATGTAGTTATTCTTCTGGATAATAGTGCTAGTGATTTCAATGAATCCTCAAATTCTGTTCTGGTCATGCGGTACCAATTAACGAATAGTGCAATGTTCAGCAAAACCTGTCTTCATTtagtattaaaaaattcataatcgCGTCGTTTCTGAATGAAAAGCGTCACCCAATTTCTTCGTagccttctctttctcctttttctatttataaataatatcacaGTAGCTCCTACGAGTTTTCGACGATGCACTTCCGCCTTTGCAACGACGTACGTTGCCAGTGGCATTCACTGACGATCAACTTTACGATAAATTTAGCCACCGCAAAGAAAGAAGCGTATTACTTGCTTGCAACACAATTCGTGTTGGCGTACGATTTTGGTCGCGCGACGCTTATAGCAGTCGCATGGGTGTGATCGAGGGGAAAAGAACTCATCTAATTAACGTGTCAATGGattatgaataattcaaagtaacacgtattagAAAAACTATTACGGAAGAGAATGAATTTTAACTTACATTCAATCGAAATTATATGAATCATTCCGAATTAATCGGAATTATCAAGAATCAATTCGTATTGTGTACAATTGAGCGAAGTTATTGAGATTTGAATAAAACTGAgtataattgagaaaaattggatttgAGTTAGCACAATTATATGAACATCTatcaatatatataaaataattctgtACCCAAAATTCAGATTATGATAACTTTAGTATTTTTCGCCCTCCAAAATTTTATACTATGATAACAGTCTTGATCCGAAATCATTGATTGCACGTAGATCAGCTGATCAGCTGATCCCCTACGGAATCTGACGTTCAAGTTGTGCGCTCTATAGATTCCGATGTCCAGATTGTGCGCTCGATAGTTTGTGATGTCCAGGTCGTTCGCTCGATAGTTTCCGATGTCCAGGTCGTGCGCTCGATAGTTTGTGATGTCCAGGTCGTTCGCTCGATAGTTTACGATGACCAGGTCGTGCGCTCCATAGATTCCGATGTCCAGGTCGTCTGCTTGATAGTTCACGTTGTCCAGGTCGTGCGCTCGATAGTTTTCGATGTTTAGGTCATGCGCTCCATAGTTTTCGATGTCCAGGTCGTTCGCTGCATATTTTCAGACGTACAGGTCGTAAACTTCATAGTTTTCGACGTATCGGTAACCGTTCATGACGTCACAGTCGTGCATTTCATAATTTCATATGTATAGATCACTTACGTCCCAGTTTCCGACGTACTGGTCATCCGCGCTatggatttcgaaaaaaattttgatttgaatgataaaaacTATGCCGGATCCTAGTTGGTGAACAGTTTTCAACTACTTATCGAATCTGTTCAAACTGTGCAACACTCCTTGTTCAGAAATTTCATCGTTGTACTATGGCGATAAACAGAAGcgcaataaaaaatgaaaatttgtttgaaaaaattcaatcgacggTGAAAGACACTGC
This region of Athalia rosae chromosome 7, iyAthRosa1.1, whole genome shotgun sequence genomic DNA includes:
- the LOC125501700 gene encoding uncharacterized protein LOC125501700, with the translated sequence MALCDSKYRCRLVDVGAQGRSSDGEIGSNSEIGRNMSRGKMRIPPEDNVGSKHVLSPYVFVVNEAFELSEFMMRPCTGRGGLLKEKAVFNYRLSRARRLIENSFAILAAQ